One segment of Panicum virgatum strain AP13 chromosome 1K, P.virgatum_v5, whole genome shotgun sequence DNA contains the following:
- the LOC120650716 gene encoding 4-hydroxybenzoate polyprenyltransferase, mitochondrial-like, with amino-acid sequence MALLRAAAAELRRRARRSPLPLPPLSSLLSSPPSDPSPPAHCRHLISLRRYPHPASASAFSPDSLYARILLPSHFSPASPLSTSSSSQPADKPPPLTWVDSWIPEAARPYAMLARLDKPIGTWLLAWPCMWSITIAAMPGQLPDFKMLALFGCGAVLLRGAGCTVNDLLDRDIDNKVERTKSRPFASGVLTPLQGVGFLGFQLLLGLGILLQLNNYSRILGASSLLLVFSYPLMKRFTFWPQAYLGLTFNWGALLGWAAIKESLDPAVVLPLYTAGICWTLVYDTIYAHQDKEDDLKVGVRSTALRFGDLTKYWISGFGAACLGSLALSGYNADLGWPYYPFLCAAAAQLAWQISTVELSNRSDCNRKFVSNKWFGALVFSGILFGRLVS; translated from the exons ATGGcgctgctccgcgccgccgcagccgagctccgccgccgcgcccgccgctcccctctccccctcccgcCGCTCTCATCTCTCCTCTCGAGCCCACCCTCCGATCCTAGCCCTCCCGCCCACTGCCGCCACCTCATAAGCCTCCGCCGGTACCCGCACCCAGCATCAGCATCCGCCTTCTCCCCCGACTCGCTGTACGCCAGGATTCTGCTACCGAGCCACTTCTCGCCCGCCTCACccctctccacctcctcctcttcccaACCCGCGGACAAGCCACCACCGCTGACGTGGGTGGACAGCTGGATCCCGGAGGCCGCGCGGCCGTACGCCATGCTCGCCCGCCTCGACAAGCCCATCGGGACCTGGCTCCTCGCGTGGCCCTGCATGTG GTCGATCACCATAGCAGCGATGCCAGGGCAGTTGCCTGACTTCAAAATGCTGGCACTCTTCGGATGTGGAGCTGTCCTCCTCAGGGGTGCTGGCTGCACAGTGAATGATCTTCTTGACCGCGACATTGATAACAAG GTTGAGCGCACCAAAAGCAGGCCTTTTGCATCAGGTGTTCTTACTCCTTTACAGGGAGTGGGCTTCCTCGGATTTCAGCTTCTGCTGGGACTGGGCATTCTTCTCCAATTGAATAATTATAG CCGTATTCTGGGGGCATCTTCACTTCTTCTGGTCTTCTCATATCCCCTGATGAAGAGATTCACATTTTGG CCTCAAGCTTATCTTGGCCTGACATTCAACTGGGGAGCTTTATTAGGATGGGCTGCTATTAAGGAAAGCTTAGACCCTGCAGTCGTCCTTCCATTGTATACAGCTGGTATATGCTGGACACTGGTATATGATACCATATATGCACATCAG GACAAAGAAGATGACCTCAAAGTAGGAGTTAGGTCCACAGCATTAAGATTTGGAGATTTGACCAAGTACTGGATTAGTGGTTTCGGTGCCGCATGCCTTGGCAGCTTAGCACTCAGCGGCTACAATGCTGACCTTG GATGGCCCTACTATCCATTTCTGTGTGCTGCAGCTGCGCAGTTAGCATGGCAGATTTCAACTGTGGAACTTTCCAACCGCTCTGATTGCAACAGGAA GTTTGTGTCCAATAAATGGTTTGGAGCTTTGGTATTTAGTGGGATTTTATTTGGGCGTCTTGTATCATGA
- the LOC120650745 gene encoding replication protein A 32 kDa subunit A-like, whose amino-acid sequence MSQPDLSPSQFTSSQSQNDAAAPSKMRGASSTMPLTVKQIDDAHQSATGDKGAPFLVDGVETANIRLVGMVNGKAERTTDVSFTLDDGTGRLDFIRWVNDASDSSETAAVRNGMYVSVIGSLKGLQERKRATAFSVGPVTDFNEVTLHFIQCVRMHIENTKSKVGSPARTSSSVGVSASNVFSESSTPTSLESNPATVTTEANGNDTDLNTQVLNIFREPANIESEHGVHIDEVVKRLKLPEEKIKEAIDYNVNVGHIYSTIDDFHFKSALTD is encoded by the exons ATGAGCCAACCCGACCTCTCCCCGTCGCAGTTCACCTCCTCCCAGTCCCAGAATGACGCCGCCGCACCGTCCAAG ATGCGGGGCGCATCCAGCACCATGCCGCTCACCGTCAAGCAGATCGACGACGCGCATCAGTCTGCCACCGGCGACAAGGGCGCCCCCTTCCTCGTCGACGGCGTCGAGACGGCTAAT ATTAGACTTGTGGGGATGGTCAACGGCAAGGCGGAGAGGACCACCGATGTGTCATTCACGCTCGACGACGGCACTGGCCGCCTCGATTTCATCAGATG GGTGAATGATGCTTCCGATTCTTCTGAAACTGCTGCAGTTCG AAATGGTATGTACGTCTCTGTCATCGGTAGCCTCAAGGGACTTCAAGAGCGAAAGCGTGCCACTGCTTTCTCAGTCGG GCCTGTAACTGACTTCAATGAGGTTACGCTGCATTTCATTCAGTGTGTTCGGATGCATATAGAGAACACTAAATCTAAG GTTGGCAGTCCCGCACGAACCAGTTCTTCAGTGGGAGTGTCAGCCTCAAATGTGTTCAGTGAATCAAGCACACCAACATCTTTGGAATCCAATCCA GCAACCGTGACCACTGAAGCAAATGGAAATGACACTGATTTGAACACACAGGTGCTGAATATTTTCCGTGAACCAGCAAACAT TGAGAGTGAGCATGGGGTGCACATCGATGAGGTAGTCAAGCGGCTCAAACTGCCAGAGGAGAAGATCAA GGAAGCTATTGATTACAATGTGAATGTTGGGCATATTTACTCAACCATTGATGATTTTCACTTCAAGTCAGCTTTGACCGACTAA
- the LOC120650728 gene encoding delta(24)-sterol reductase-like, with protein sequence MAADSVATTTTTPRPVVRPKRKKALVDYLVTFRWIPAIFVALPLSALIYFCIYIGGMLSSMKPEERRRREHEENGHKVVRRLKQRDPKKDGLVCTARKPWVVVGMRNVDYKRARRFEVDLSAFHNILEIDTERMVARVEPLVSMGQITKVTCPMNLSLAVAPEFDDLTVGGLINSYGISGSSHIYGLFSDTVVSMEVVLADGRVVRATKDNEHSDLFYAMPWSQGTIGFLVAAEIKLIRIKEYMRLTYTPVRGTLKEIAQAYADSFAARADADAADDSKKENHQRQQVPDFVEGMVYSPSEGVMMTGVYATAEEAKKKGNRINRVGWWFKPWFYQYAQTALQRGEFVEYIPTREYYHRHTRSLYWEAKLIIPFADQFWFRFLLGWLMPPKITLLKITQGEAIRNYYHDNHVIQDVLVPLHKVGEVLEFGHRELEVYPVWLCPHRLFKAPVKAMVQPEAGFEQHPRQGDSSYAQMYTDVGFYYAPGAVLRGEEFDGAEAVRKLEQWLIANHGFQAQYAVSELSEKDFWRMFDPSHYDHCRRKYGAAGTFMSNYYKSKKGRKTDKEVRDAEAEAEAAAAIVEPDAAE encoded by the exons ATGGCGGCGGATTCAGTagcaacgacgacgacgacgccccgGCCTGTGGTGCGACCCAAGCGGAAGAAGGCTCTGGTGGATTACCTGGTGACATTCCGATGGATCCCTGCCATCTTCGTGGCCCTTCCCCTCTCGGCTCTCATCTACTTCTGCATCTACATCGGAGGCATGCTGTCCTCCATGAAACCCGAGGAGCGCCGGCGCAGGGAGCACGAGGAGAACGGCCACAAGGTCGTGAGGCGCCTCAAGCAGAGGGACCCCAAGAAGGACGGCCTCGTGTGCACGGCCAGGAAGCCATGGGTGGTGGTCGGCATGCGCAACGTCGACTACAAGCGCGCCCGCCGCTTCGAGGTGGACCTGTCGGCGTTCCACAACATCCTCGAGATCGACACGGAGAGGATGGTGGCCAGGGTGGAGCCTCTGGTGAGCATGGGCCAGATCACCAAGGTCACCTGCCCCATGAACCTCTCCCTCGCCGTGGCCCCCGAGTTCGACGACCTCACCGTCGGCGGCCTCATCAACAGCTACGGCATCTCAGGGAGCTCCCACATCTACGGCCTCTTCTCCGACACGGTGGTGTCAATGGAGGTGGTCCTGGCGGACGGCCGGGTGGTGAGGGCCACCAAGGACAACGAGCACTCGGACCTCTTCTACGCCATGCCGTGGTCGCAGGGCACCATCGGCTTCCTGGTCGCAGCCGAGATCAAGCTCATTCGCATCAAGGAGTACATGAGGCTGACCTACACCCCCGTCAGGGGCACGCTCAAGGAGATAGCGCAGGCCTACGCCGACTCGTTTGCTGCAAGGGCTGATGCTGATGCTGCTGATGATTCAAAGAAGGAAAATCACCAGCGCCAGCAGGTCCCTGACTTTGTGGAAGGCATGGTGTACTCCCCCTCCGAGGGCGTGATGATGACGGGTGTGTACgccacggcggaggaggccaAGAAGAAGGGCAACCGGATCAACCGCGTGGGGTGGTGGTTCAAGCCCTGGTTCTACCAGTACGCCCAGACGGCTCTGCAGCGGGGCGAGTTCGTGGAGTACATCCCCACGAGGGAGTACTACCACCGGCACACCAGGTCCCTCTACTGGGAGGCCAAGCTCATCATCCCTTTCGCCGACCAGTTCTGGTTCAGGTTCCTGCTCGGCTGGCTGATGCCACCCAAGATCACCTTGCTCAAGATCACCCAGGGCGAGGCTATCAGGAACTACTACCATGACAACCATGTCATCCAGGACGTGCTGGTGCCGCTGCACAAAGTCGGAGAAGTGCTCGAATTTGGGCACCGAGAACTGGAG GTCTACCCTGTTTGGCTCTGCCCTCATCGCCTGTTCAAGGCCCCCGTGAAGGCCATGGTGCAGCCCGAGGCCGGGTTCGAGCAGCATCCCCGGCAGGGCGACAGCAGCTACGCCCAGATGTACACGGACGTGGGCTTCTACTACGCCCCCGGCGCCGTGCTGCGCGGCGAGGAGTtcgacggcgcggaggcggtgcGGAAGCTGGAGCAGTGGCTCATCGCCAACCACGGCTTCCAGGCGCAGTACGCCGTGTCGGAGCTGAGCGAGAAGGACTTCTGGAGGATGTTCGACCCCTCCCACTACGACCACTGCCGCCGCAAGTACGGCGCCGCGGGCACCTTCATGAGCAACTACTACAAGTccaagaaggggaggaagacggacaaggaggtcagggacgccgaggcggaggcggaggcggcggctgccatCGTCGAACCGGACGCCGCCGAATGA